In the Streptomyces sp. f51 genome, one interval contains:
- a CDS encoding serine hydrolase domain-containing protein has translation MPSPADGTHCERKRGGALSAPRLRTGTPERAGLDSGELRQLVHEVRALTRGDDPWAAGVVVAAGRGPVMAVEEAAGWAVRYSAHDAEKGRGIELPPAARVPMTVHTPFDLASLTKLFTAVAAVQQLERGTLGIEARVGAYLPEFRAARRHGITVRQLLTHTSGLRPELPLYDCPDDASRLALLRAEAPSSPPGEYLYSDINLLLLQYVLERVTGRGLDVLVRDGITRPLGMHATGFGPCPGAAATEDQRRPWAKADRGMLRGVVHDENAWALGGVAGHAGLFSTARDLAVFCRTLLAGGSYGPARILGPDFVELLLTPPGLGFALDQPWFMGTLAGHGAAGHTGFTGTSLVLDPATDTFLVLLANTVHPRRRPADNAPRAAAATRLRRAVRGT, from the coding sequence GTGCCGTCCCCGGCGGACGGGACCCACTGCGAACGGAAAAGGGGCGGAGCACTGAGCGCGCCAAGACTGCGGACCGGCACGCCGGAACGGGCCGGACTCGACTCCGGTGAACTGCGGCAGCTGGTCCACGAGGTCCGCGCCCTCACCCGCGGGGACGACCCGTGGGCGGCGGGTGTCGTGGTGGCCGCGGGGCGGGGCCCGGTCATGGCCGTCGAGGAGGCGGCGGGATGGGCCGTGCGCTACTCCGCCCACGACGCCGAGAAGGGCAGGGGAATCGAGCTGCCGCCGGCGGCACGTGTGCCGATGACCGTGCACACGCCCTTCGACCTGGCCTCCCTCACCAAACTGTTCACGGCGGTCGCCGCGGTGCAGCAGCTGGAGCGGGGCACCCTGGGCATCGAGGCGCGCGTCGGCGCGTATCTGCCGGAGTTCCGCGCGGCCCGCCGGCACGGCATCACCGTACGGCAGCTGCTCACCCACACCTCCGGGCTGCGCCCCGAACTCCCGCTGTACGACTGCCCGGACGACGCGTCCCGGCTGGCGCTGCTGCGGGCGGAGGCGCCCTCGTCGCCGCCGGGCGAGTACCTCTACTCCGACATCAACCTGCTCCTCCTCCAGTACGTACTGGAACGCGTCACCGGCCGGGGACTCGACGTCCTCGTCCGCGACGGCATCACGCGCCCCCTCGGGATGCACGCCACCGGCTTCGGGCCCTGCCCCGGCGCGGCGGCCACGGAGGACCAGCGGCGGCCGTGGGCCAAGGCGGACCGGGGCATGCTGAGGGGCGTCGTGCACGACGAGAACGCCTGGGCGCTGGGCGGGGTGGCCGGTCACGCCGGACTGTTCTCCACCGCACGCGATCTGGCCGTGTTCTGCCGCACCCTGCTCGCGGGCGGTTCGTACGGTCCCGCCCGCATCCTCGGGCCCGACTTCGTCGAACTCCTCCTCACCCCGCCCGGCCTCGGATTCGCCCTCGACCAGCCCTGGTTCATGGGCACCCTCGCGGGCCACGGCGCGGCCGGGCACACCGGGTTCACCGGCACCTCGCTGGTCCTGGACCCGGCGACGGACACGTTCCTGGTGCTGCTGGCCAACACGGTCCACCCCCGGCGCCGCCCCGCGGACAACGCGCCCCGGGCGGCGGCGGCCACACGGCTGCGCCGGGCGGTCCGCGGCACCTGA
- a CDS encoding multidrug effflux MFS transporter codes for MPERGRTTRDQEDPRGHIPRATTAGTAPATAEGARPAGPAAARPHAGPGARGRTGLLVTLVLGGLTATPPLAMDMYLPSLPEVTRSLHAPASTVQLTLTACLAGMALGQLVVGPMSDRFGRRRPLLAGLAVYVVATALCALAPGVGLLVALRLLQGLAGAAGIVIARAVVRDLYDGVAMARFFSTLMLISGVAPVVAPLIGGQILRFTDWRGVFVVLTAVGIALSALVWTKLPETLAPADRHAGGAGEALGAMRRLLADRVFAGYMLAGGFTFAALFAYISASPFVIQDLYGASPQTFSLLFGANSVGLVIAGQVNGKLLVGRVALEKVLATGLALIVLAATALLLMSTGALGPVGLAPVAAALFVLMSAMGLALPNTQALALMRVRNTAGSASALLGTTSFLIGAVASPLVGVAGEHTAVPMAVVQLVAALVAVGCFVGLCRPRRTGPTANGKGAEH; via the coding sequence ATGCCCGAGCGTGGCCGCACCACGCGGGACCAGGAAGACCCGCGGGGGCACATACCGCGGGCAACCACCGCGGGCACCGCACCCGCGACCGCCGAGGGGGCGCGGCCGGCCGGGCCCGCCGCGGCGCGACCGCACGCAGGACCCGGCGCCCGGGGCCGCACCGGACTCCTCGTCACCCTCGTCCTCGGCGGACTCACCGCCACACCCCCGCTCGCGATGGACATGTACCTCCCCTCGCTGCCGGAGGTCACCCGCTCCCTGCACGCCCCCGCCTCCACCGTCCAGCTCACGCTCACCGCGTGCCTGGCCGGGATGGCCCTCGGGCAGCTCGTCGTCGGGCCCATGAGCGACCGGTTCGGCCGCCGCAGGCCACTGCTCGCCGGACTCGCCGTCTACGTCGTCGCCACCGCCCTGTGCGCCCTCGCGCCCGGCGTCGGGCTCCTGGTCGCCCTGCGCCTCCTCCAGGGGCTCGCGGGCGCGGCCGGGATAGTGATCGCCCGGGCCGTCGTGCGCGACCTCTACGACGGCGTGGCCATGGCCCGCTTCTTCTCCACCCTCATGCTGATCTCCGGCGTCGCCCCGGTCGTCGCGCCGCTCATCGGCGGACAGATCCTGCGCTTCACCGACTGGCGGGGCGTGTTCGTGGTCCTCACCGCCGTCGGCATCGCGCTGTCGGCCCTCGTCTGGACGAAGCTGCCCGAGACCCTCGCGCCCGCGGACCGGCACGCCGGCGGCGCCGGCGAGGCCCTGGGCGCCATGCGACGGCTGCTCGCCGACCGCGTCTTCGCCGGGTACATGCTCGCCGGCGGCTTCACCTTCGCGGCCCTCTTCGCCTACATCTCGGCCTCCCCGTTCGTGATCCAGGACCTGTACGGCGCCTCGCCGCAGACCTTCAGCCTGCTCTTCGGCGCCAACTCCGTGGGCCTCGTGATCGCCGGACAGGTCAACGGCAAACTGCTCGTCGGCCGGGTCGCCCTGGAGAAGGTCCTCGCCACCGGCCTGGCCCTGATCGTCCTGGCCGCGACCGCGCTGCTGCTGATGTCCACCGGCGCCCTCGGCCCGGTCGGGCTGGCCCCGGTCGCCGCCGCGCTGTTCGTGCTGATGTCCGCCATGGGCCTCGCGCTGCCCAACACCCAGGCGCTCGCCCTCATGCGGGTGCGGAACACGGCCGGGTCCGCCTCCGCGCTGCTCGGCACCACCTCCTTCCTCATCGGCGCGGTGGCCTCACCGCTCGTCGGCGTGGCGGGGGAGCACACCGCCGTCCCGATGGCCGTTGTCCAACTGGTGGCCGCCCTCGTCGCCGTGGGCTGCTTCGTGGGACTGTGCCGTCCCCGGCGGACGGGACCCACTGCGAACGGAAAAGGGGCGGAGCACTGA
- a CDS encoding Gfo/Idh/MocA family oxidoreductase: MTGERERVRWGILATGGIAAAFTADLVDMPDAEVVAVASRSDSSAKAFAERFGIPRAYGDWASLAADEDVDVVYVATPHSAHRVAAGMCLEAGRHVLCEKAFTLNAREAGELVALAREHDRFLMEAMWMYCNPLVGRLKALVDDGVIGEVRTVQADFGLAGPFPPSHRLRDPAQGGGALLDLGVYPVSFAQLLLGEPSDIVARAVLSDEGVDLQTGAVLSFESGALASVHCSINGGTPVAASVTGSAGRVDIPGGFFFPDHFVLHRDGREPETFRADPAAGPRNSLKHEAAEVMRALLAGETESPLVPLDGTLAVMRTLDTIRDRIGVRYPGETTEATK, from the coding sequence ATGACGGGCGAGCGTGAACGCGTGCGGTGGGGGATTCTGGCGACCGGCGGGATCGCCGCGGCGTTCACGGCGGACCTGGTGGACATGCCGGACGCCGAGGTGGTGGCCGTCGCCTCGCGCTCGGACTCCTCGGCCAAGGCGTTCGCGGAGCGGTTCGGGATCCCGCGGGCGTACGGGGACTGGGCCTCGCTCGCCGCGGACGAGGACGTCGACGTCGTGTACGTCGCCACTCCGCACTCGGCGCACCGGGTCGCCGCCGGGATGTGCCTGGAGGCGGGGCGCCATGTGCTGTGCGAGAAGGCGTTCACGCTGAACGCGCGGGAGGCCGGGGAGCTGGTCGCGCTCGCCCGCGAGCACGACCGGTTCCTGATGGAGGCCATGTGGATGTACTGCAATCCGCTGGTCGGACGGCTGAAGGCACTGGTCGACGACGGGGTCATCGGTGAAGTGCGCACGGTGCAGGCCGACTTCGGCCTGGCCGGGCCGTTCCCGCCCTCGCACCGGCTGCGGGACCCCGCGCAGGGCGGCGGCGCGCTGCTCGACCTCGGCGTCTATCCGGTGTCGTTCGCGCAGCTGCTGCTCGGGGAGCCCTCGGACATCGTCGCGAGAGCGGTGCTCTCCGACGAGGGCGTCGATCTCCAGACGGGTGCGGTGCTCTCTTTCGAGAGCGGCGCTCTGGCTTCGGTGCACTGCTCCATCAACGGTGGCACTCCGGTGGCCGCCTCCGTCACCGGTTCCGCGGGCCGCGTCGACATCCCCGGCGGCTTCTTCTTCCCCGACCACTTCGTCCTGCACCGGGACGGCCGCGAGCCGGAGACGTTCCGCGCCGACCCCGCCGCCGGCCCGCGCAACAGCCTCAAGCACGAGGCCGCCGAGGTGATGCGCGCCCTGCTCGCGGGCGAGACCGAGTCCCCGCTCGTCCCGCTCGACGGCACCCTCGCCGTGATGCGGACGCTGGACACGATCCGGGACCGCATCGGCGTCCGCTACCCCGGCGAGACGACGGAAGCGACGAAGTAG